A part of Candidatus Latescibacterota bacterium genomic DNA contains:
- a CDS encoding glucose-1-phosphate adenylyltransferase, with protein sequence MSGMAAFILAGGIGKRLSLLTLFRAKPAVPFAGRYRIIDFTLTNCVRSDIRSVHVLTQYISRSLIRHLGIGKPWDLDRLKGGLRILHPRLGHEGADWYKGTADAIYQNISILKKLDEKHVLILSGDHVYDMDYGVFLEHHIESGKQASLAVIEVDPSQCREFGIATVDSEGRIRKFEEKPAWTDSTLASMGIYIFERDYLIDILSRMKPLHEDLDFGKHIIPDLVSKDELAAYRYSGYWLDIGTLRSYYRASISLLANSPRLELGREDQLILTVPEDNPPSFISHGAKIHRSLICSGCQIKGDVSNSILSPGVTVEEGAVVKDSIILHGCTIRREAKVTRAIIDKRAVVGREAVIGEGDIRIANQLQPGYLDFGLTLVGKKTVIPAGIRVGTNCLVSGSPGNGKIPGNNIADGQSFLSSDIDI encoded by the coding sequence ATGTCAGGCATGGCTGCATTCATCCTCGCGGGTGGAATAGGAAAAAGACTCAGTCTGCTCACTCTCTTCAGGGCGAAACCGGCTGTGCCTTTCGCGGGCAGATACAGGATCATCGATTTCACATTGACCAATTGTGTCAGGTCGGATATCAGATCGGTCCATGTGCTAACTCAGTATATTTCCAGATCTCTCATCCGGCATCTTGGCATTGGCAAACCCTGGGACCTCGATCGCCTGAAGGGTGGTTTGCGTATCCTGCATCCCAGGCTCGGGCATGAAGGGGCTGACTGGTACAAAGGAACCGCGGACGCGATCTATCAGAATATTTCAATCCTCAAAAAGCTCGATGAAAAACATGTCCTGATCCTCTCTGGAGATCATGTCTATGATATGGATTATGGAGTATTTCTGGAACATCATATCGAGAGCGGAAAACAGGCTTCTCTAGCTGTGATAGAAGTGGATCCGTCCCAATGCAGAGAGTTCGGGATCGCTACGGTCGACAGTGAAGGGCGGATCAGGAAATTCGAAGAAAAACCGGCCTGGACGGACAGTACTCTTGCTTCGATGGGGATATACATTTTTGAAAGAGATTATCTGATTGATATCCTCTCCAGAATGAAACCTCTTCATGAAGACCTGGATTTCGGGAAACATATCATCCCGGACCTGGTGTCAAAAGATGAACTTGCTGCATACAGATATTCGGGCTATTGGCTGGATATAGGTACTCTGAGAAGTTACTATCGGGCAAGTATCTCCCTTTTGGCAAATAGCCCCAGACTTGAACTCGGGAGAGAAGACCAGCTGATACTTACTGTTCCTGAAGACAACCCGCCTTCGTTTATTTCTCATGGCGCAAAGATCCACAGATCCCTGATATGCAGCGGGTGTCAGATAAAAGGTGATGTCAGCAATTCCATCCTTTCGCCTGGAGTGACAGTAGAGGAAGGAGCTGTAGTAAAGGATTCTATCATACTTCACGGATGTACTATTCGAAGGGAAGCTAAAGTAACGAGAGCTATCATCGATAAGAGGGCCGTAGTTGGAAGAGAGGCCGTGATCGGTGAGGGGGACATCCGGATCGCAAACCAACTTCAGCCCGGATATCTCGATTTTGGTTTGACTCTTGTAGGGAAAAAGACTGTTATTCCAGCTGGTATACGTGTCGGAACAAACTGCCTCGTTTCTGGATCACCGGGAAACGGTAAGATACCGGGGAATAATATCGCAGATGGACAGTCTTTTCTTTCTTCCGATATAGATATCTAG
- the glgD gene encoding glucose-1-phosphate adenylyltransferase subunit GlgD, whose protein sequence is MKILTMILAGGRGRELSVLTRHRAKTSVPFGGRYRIIDFCLSNCVHSGLTDIAILAQYNPTSLMEHIRMGKPWDLDRRSGGVYIMQPAHRGKAANWYLGTADALLQNIDIIRNSDSDTVLVLSGDQVYLMDYRLMARQHAESNNPVTIACKAVSPKQRGRFGMVSMSKDGIVRDFQEKPVASEFHNASLGIYMFDRKYLLDCLSENKRDIVFDILMPSIERGDVGGYLFGGYWEDTGSIPSYFKASMRLLKNRSLITKEDWSIFTRGEGLAPAKFSARASVHDSIVADGCVIEGEVRGSILFPGVHIGRDVQVIDSIIFSGSRIINGSRVLRTIIDKDVFVGSDSDIGRKRAAKKDFLDPRLGLVGGDHGKNRISLIGKNTRLHSGCVLPAGSMIEPESRMR, encoded by the coding sequence TTGAAAATTCTGACTATGATACTGGCTGGGGGCAGGGGCAGGGAACTATCGGTGTTGACCAGGCACAGGGCGAAGACTTCCGTTCCCTTCGGCGGACGTTACAGGATAATTGATTTTTGCCTCAGCAATTGTGTGCATTCCGGACTGACGGATATTGCCATCCTTGCACAATATAATCCCACATCTCTTATGGAACACATACGCATGGGAAAACCATGGGATCTGGACCGTAGGTCTGGGGGAGTATATATCATGCAACCAGCTCATCGTGGAAAAGCAGCGAACTGGTATCTTGGAACGGCTGACGCTCTGCTTCAGAATATCGACATCATCAGAAATTCCGATTCTGATACTGTACTCGTGTTGTCTGGAGATCAGGTCTATCTGATGGATTATCGCCTGATGGCCCGGCAGCATGCTGAGTCGAATAATCCAGTGACTATTGCCTGCAAAGCTGTCAGCCCGAAACAGCGTGGACGGTTCGGGATGGTAAGTATGAGCAAAGACGGTATTGTGAGAGATTTTCAGGAAAAACCTGTTGCATCCGAATTTCATAATGCTTCGCTTGGAATCTACATGTTTGATAGAAAATACCTCCTCGATTGTCTTTCGGAAAATAAAAGGGATATTGTTTTCGATATACTCATGCCCTCTATCGAGCGCGGAGATGTAGGGGGGTACCTTTTTGGCGGGTATTGGGAGGATACAGGGTCTATCCCCAGCTATTTCAAGGCATCTATGAGGCTTCTGAAGAACCGGAGTCTCATCACAAAAGAAGACTGGTCGATTTTCACTCGAGGTGAGGGATTGGCTCCGGCAAAATTCTCGGCTCGCGCGTCTGTACATGATTCTATCGTAGCCGATGGTTGCGTGATCGAGGGAGAGGTCAGGGGAAGTATCCTTTTCCCTGGTGTACACATAGGCAGAGACGTACAAGTCATTGACAGCATAATCTTTTCCGGTTCCAGAATAATCAACGGATCAAGAGTCTTGAGGACGATAATCGACAAGGATGTCTTTGTCGGAAGCGATAGCGATATAGGCAGAAAAAGAGCTGCTAAAAAGGATTTCTTAGATCCCCGGCTGGGATTGGTCGGTGGAGACCATGGAAAGAACCGGATAAGCCTTATAGGTAAGAATACACGGCTACATTCCGGATGCGTCCTTCCTGCCGGATCGATGATCGAACCTGAATCCAGGATGAGGTGA